A part of Melittangium boletus DSM 14713 genomic DNA contains:
- a CDS encoding ATP-binding protein — MSIHSRSHASLSRATLLKMGVRIAGVIALTTLLSYLHVLSTVRTENLVRLERYVLERSQREEGIFLLAEDNHLVLQKALRERLEDSRHEDGSARFASLFVRLPDGTVRNRPESFDGTRMPGVFIPGGLVLDAELRQRILASYDVLTQYGPAFHTRFTNTYIVLPEGVLVLYWPERPSWCQDAETDHSVVSFDFFVRSLPAENASRRTVWCDIYSDPVTQNRMVSVSTPLDLDGDHVATFVHDVLLEELMARASHNHLPGAYNMILGDAGQPIVHPELVSATPHDTGDPAVDAPGTKAQWLHLRRMFERLRDAPQGQTVVELPEDGEYLAHARLEGPGWNFVTVLPESVVSRPALQSARYVLLFGVGSLLLELAIMYWVLRQQITRPLLAFTQATGRVAAGEFRVELDTSRGDELGQLASAFRLMADQVQRREEELRQSNELLEQRVAERTRELKDIHRRLVESARQEGMAEIATNVLHNVGNVLNSVRSSAQLAKERMAQTRFEQVGRVALLLREHQDDLAAFLARDERGQFLIPFMEKLGQNLMEERQHIRSLLDDVDRYTEHIDDIVRVQQNYARMPRLHEPVLLKELVEDALRIDSAGLGRHRVKVEKHLAELPPVLTDKHKLLMILVNLISNARHALDTVPADERRVTVRLGTPSADRFRLEVGDNGVGIAPELHARLFQYGFTTREKGHGFGLHSSALAAQELGGSLTVHSDGPGHGATFILELPYQPAQEPQRMD, encoded by the coding sequence ATGTCCATCCACTCCCGCTCGCACGCCTCCCTGTCCCGCGCGACCCTGTTGAAGATGGGCGTGCGCATCGCCGGTGTCATCGCGTTGACCACGCTCCTCAGCTACCTCCACGTGCTGAGCACCGTGCGCACCGAGAACCTCGTGCGGCTGGAGCGCTACGTCTTGGAGCGCAGTCAGCGCGAGGAGGGCATCTTCCTGCTCGCGGAGGACAACCACCTCGTCCTCCAGAAGGCCCTGAGGGAGAGGCTCGAGGACTCGCGTCACGAGGACGGGAGCGCACGCTTCGCCAGCCTCTTCGTCCGGTTGCCCGACGGCACCGTCCGCAACCGCCCCGAGTCCTTCGACGGCACGCGAATGCCGGGCGTCTTCATTCCCGGCGGCCTGGTGCTCGATGCCGAGCTGCGCCAGCGCATCCTGGCCTCGTATGACGTGCTCACCCAGTACGGGCCCGCCTTCCACACGCGCTTCACGAACACGTACATCGTGCTCCCGGAAGGCGTGCTCGTGCTCTACTGGCCAGAGCGTCCCTCGTGGTGCCAGGACGCCGAGACCGACCACTCCGTCGTCTCCTTCGACTTCTTCGTCCGGAGCCTGCCCGCGGAAAACGCCTCGCGGCGGACGGTCTGGTGCGACATCTACTCGGATCCGGTCACCCAGAATCGGATGGTCTCGGTCTCCACGCCGTTGGACCTCGACGGCGACCATGTGGCGACGTTCGTCCATGACGTGCTGCTGGAGGAGTTGATGGCCCGCGCCAGCCACAACCACCTGCCCGGCGCGTACAACATGATCCTCGGCGACGCGGGCCAGCCCATCGTCCATCCCGAACTGGTCTCCGCCACCCCTCATGACACCGGGGACCCCGCCGTCGACGCCCCCGGCACCAAGGCGCAATGGCTTCACCTGCGGCGGATGTTCGAGCGGCTGAGGGATGCCCCCCAGGGCCAGACGGTGGTGGAGCTCCCGGAGGATGGCGAATACCTCGCCCATGCACGGCTCGAGGGCCCCGGTTGGAATTTCGTCACGGTGCTCCCCGAGAGCGTGGTGTCCCGGCCCGCCCTCCAGTCGGCGCGCTACGTGCTGCTGTTCGGCGTGGGCTCGCTGCTGCTGGAGCTGGCGATCATGTACTGGGTGCTCCGGCAGCAGATCACCCGCCCGCTGCTGGCCTTCACCCAGGCGACGGGCCGGGTGGCGGCCGGGGAGTTCCGCGTCGAGCTGGACACGTCCCGGGGCGACGAACTGGGGCAGCTCGCCAGCGCCTTCCGGCTCATGGCCGACCAGGTCCAGCGGCGCGAGGAGGAGCTGCGTCAGTCCAACGAGCTGCTGGAGCAGCGCGTCGCGGAGCGCACCCGCGAGCTGAAGGACATCCATCGGCGGCTCGTGGAGTCGGCCCGCCAGGAGGGAATGGCGGAGATCGCCACCAACGTGCTGCACAACGTGGGCAACGTGCTCAACAGCGTCCGTTCCTCCGCCCAGCTCGCCAAGGAGCGCATGGCCCAGACCCGGTTCGAACAGGTGGGCCGCGTGGCGCTGCTGCTGCGGGAGCACCAGGACGACCTCGCCGCCTTCCTCGCCCGGGATGAGCGGGGCCAGTTCCTCATCCCCTTCATGGAGAAGCTCGGGCAGAACCTGATGGAGGAACGCCAGCACATCCGCTCGCTGCTCGACGACGTCGACCGCTACACCGAGCACATCGACGACATCGTCAGGGTGCAACAGAACTACGCCCGGATGCCCCGGCTGCACGAGCCGGTCCTCCTGAAGGAGCTGGTGGAGGATGCCCTGCGCATCGACTCCGCCGGACTCGGCCGCCACCGGGTGAAGGTGGAGAAGCACCTGGCCGAGCTGCCCCCCGTGCTGACCGACAAGCACAAGCTGCTGATGATCCTGGTCAACCTGATCAGCAACGCCCGGCACGCCCTGGACACGGTGCCCGCGGACGAGCGCCGCGTGACGGTGCGGTTGGGGACGCCCTCCGCCGATCGCTTCCGCCTGGAGGTCGGCGACAACGGAGTGGGCATCGCGCCGGAGCTGCATGCCCGCCTCTTCCAATACGGCTTCACCACGCGCGAGAAGGGGCACGGTTTCGGCCTGCACTCCAGCGCCCTGGCGGCCCAGGAACTGGGCGGCTCGCTCACGGTCCATAGCGACGGTCCCGGGCACGGAGCCACGTTCATCCTGGAGCTGCCCTATCAACCGGCCCAGGAGCCCCAGCGCATGGACTAA
- a CDS encoding winged helix-turn-helix transcriptional regulator, producing the protein MPKKEGGPRECPLASALEVVGERWSLLVLREVFYGVRRFEGIAQNTGAPRDVLTARLRKLSECGVLRRVQYSERPARSEYHLTEAGMELAPTLITLLAWGRKWASERPLPSAPFVHVCGAPLQAALTCLACGGRVTGADVSLDPSRVKPPETGTGEDPERAEGPPRGGRSP; encoded by the coding sequence ATGCCGAAGAAGGAGGGCGGCCCGCGGGAGTGCCCGCTGGCCTCCGCATTGGAAGTGGTGGGGGAGAGGTGGTCCCTGCTCGTGCTGCGCGAGGTCTTCTATGGTGTGCGGCGCTTCGAGGGCATCGCGCAGAACACGGGAGCGCCGCGGGACGTGCTCACCGCGCGTCTGCGCAAGTTGTCGGAGTGCGGGGTGCTGCGCCGGGTGCAGTACTCGGAGCGCCCGGCGCGCAGCGAGTACCATCTCACCGAGGCGGGCATGGAACTGGCGCCCACGCTCATCACCCTGTTGGCATGGGGGCGCAAGTGGGCCTCGGAGCGGCCTCTCCCGTCGGCGCCCTTCGTCCATGTCTGCGGGGCTCCGCTCCAGGCGGCGTTGACCTGCCTGGCCTGTGGTGGGCGCGTCACGGGCGCGGATGTGTCGCTCGACCCCTCGCGCGTGAAGCCCCCGGAGACGGGGACGGGAGAGGACCCGGAGCGGGCCGAGGGTCCTCCGCGGGGGGGACGGAGCCCCTGA
- a CDS encoding DUF1304 domain-containing protein, giving the protein MNPLALLFVGLVAAIHVYIVVLEAFLWTKPLGMKVFKLDPDFAARSASLAANQGLYNGFLAAGLIWGLIAADPIGFQFKVFFLGCVMVAGLVGAATVSKRILYVQTVPAAIAMALVFAAR; this is encoded by the coding sequence ATGAACCCGCTCGCTCTGTTGTTCGTGGGACTGGTCGCCGCCATCCATGTCTACATCGTGGTGCTGGAGGCCTTCCTCTGGACGAAGCCCCTGGGGATGAAGGTCTTCAAGCTGGACCCGGACTTCGCCGCGCGCTCGGCGTCGCTCGCCGCCAACCAGGGCCTCTACAATGGCTTCCTCGCGGCGGGCCTCATCTGGGGCCTCATCGCCGCGGACCCCATCGGCTTCCAGTTCAAGGTCTTCTTCCTCGGGTGCGTCATGGTCGCGGGCCTGGTCGGAGCGGCCACCGTCAGCAAGCGCATCCTCTACGTGCAGACGGTGCCGGCGGCCATCGCGATGGCCCTCGTGTTCGCCGCGCGCTGA
- a CDS encoding protein adenylyltransferase SelO: MPRFTSRFVDSTPGDPHTDRRPRQVHGALWSKVQPTPVPAPRLVAFSSEVMALLGLDEETMRSAESLRVLSGNALWPGMVPYAANYGGHQFGNWAGQLGDGRAIVLGEWVAPDGTHHELQLKGAGPTPYSRRADGRAVLRSSIREFLCSEAMHHLGVPTTRALSLVATGDAVIRDMFYDGNPEAEPGAIVCRVAPSFLRFGNFELCTSRDDVALLRQLAGYTLTHFFPELGTPSKETYGAFFAEVARRTARLIAHWQAVGFVHGVMNTDNMSILGLTIDYGPYGWVDDFNPGWTPNTTDAERRRYRFGNQPGIGMWNVERLGVALLPLFENDEAPLEEGLLEYQRTFEAESTRRFAAKLGLSSLDLEGDAERVRDCFAWLAAEETDMTLFFRGLSQVVATPEAPRAWPEALREAFYGQVPEAHLARGLEWLKAWWHRTRREEVAPTELARRMNAVNPKYVLRNWLAQEAIDAAHAGDDSKVLDLLEVMRRPFDEQPGREAYAARRPDWARSKPGCSALSCSS, translated from the coding sequence ATGCCCCGGTTCACTTCCCGCTTCGTCGACTCGACTCCCGGAGACCCGCACACCGATCGCCGTCCGCGCCAGGTCCACGGCGCCCTCTGGTCGAAGGTCCAGCCCACGCCGGTACCGGCACCCCGGCTCGTGGCCTTCTCCTCCGAGGTGATGGCGCTGTTGGGGCTCGACGAGGAGACCATGCGCTCCGCCGAGTCCCTGCGCGTGCTGTCGGGCAATGCCCTGTGGCCAGGGATGGTGCCGTACGCGGCCAACTATGGCGGACACCAGTTCGGCAATTGGGCGGGTCAGCTGGGTGACGGGCGCGCCATCGTCCTGGGAGAGTGGGTGGCCCCGGACGGCACGCACCACGAGTTGCAGCTCAAAGGAGCGGGGCCCACCCCGTACTCGCGCCGCGCGGACGGGCGGGCGGTGCTGCGCTCGTCGATCCGCGAGTTCCTGTGCAGCGAGGCCATGCACCACCTGGGGGTGCCCACCACCCGGGCCCTGTCGCTGGTCGCCACCGGGGACGCGGTCATCCGGGACATGTTCTATGACGGAAACCCGGAGGCCGAACCCGGCGCCATCGTGTGCCGGGTGGCGCCGAGCTTCCTGCGCTTCGGCAATTTCGAGCTGTGCACCAGCCGGGACGACGTGGCGCTGCTGAGGCAACTGGCCGGCTACACGCTGACGCACTTCTTCCCGGAGCTCGGCACTCCCTCGAAGGAGACCTACGGCGCCTTCTTCGCCGAGGTGGCGCGCCGCACCGCGCGGCTCATCGCGCATTGGCAGGCGGTGGGCTTCGTGCACGGCGTGATGAACACCGACAACATGTCGATTCTCGGCCTCACCATCGACTACGGGCCCTACGGCTGGGTCGATGACTTCAACCCCGGATGGACGCCCAACACCACGGATGCCGAGCGGCGCCGCTACCGGTTCGGTAACCAGCCGGGCATCGGCATGTGGAACGTCGAGCGGTTGGGCGTCGCGCTCCTGCCGCTCTTCGAGAATGACGAAGCACCGCTCGAGGAGGGCCTGCTCGAGTATCAGCGCACCTTCGAGGCCGAGTCGACGCGGCGCTTCGCGGCGAAGCTCGGCCTGTCCTCCCTGGACCTGGAGGGAGACGCCGAGCGGGTGCGGGACTGCTTCGCGTGGCTCGCCGCCGAGGAGACGGACATGACGCTCTTCTTCCGCGGGCTCTCCCAGGTGGTGGCCACACCGGAGGCCCCCCGCGCGTGGCCCGAGGCCCTGCGCGAGGCCTTCTACGGACAGGTCCCCGAAGCGCACCTGGCCCGGGGCCTGGAGTGGCTGAAGGCGTGGTGGCATCGCACGCGGCGGGAAGAGGTGGCGCCCACGGAGCTGGCGCGGCGCATGAACGCGGTGAATCCGAAGTACGTGTTGCGCAACTGGCTCGCCCAGGAGGCCATCGACGCCGCGCACGCGGGCGACGACTCGAAGGTGCTCGACCTGCTCGAGGTGATGCGGCGGCCCTTCGACGAGCAACCAGGGCGCGAGGCCTACGCGGCCCGGCGTCCGGACTGGGCACGCTCGAAGCCAGGATGCTCGGCGCTCTCGTGTAGTTCCTGA